The Agromyces hippuratus genome has a window encoding:
- a CDS encoding adenylosuccinate synthase: MPAAVLIGAQWGDEGKGKATDLLGSRLDYVVKFNGGNNAGHTVVIGDEKYALHLLPSGILTPGVTPVIGNGVVVDVEVLFEELEGLEARGVDVSKLRISANAHLITQYHRTLDKVTERFLGKRQIGTTGRGIGPAYADKINRVGIRMQDLFDENILRQKVEGALDQKNHLLVKIYNRRAISVDEIVDELLSYVDRLRPMVTDTALLLHQALERDETVLFEGGQATMLDVDHGTYPFVTSSNATSGGAITGSGIAPNKIDRVIAVIKAYTTRVGAGPFPTELFDEWGDFLTEQGHEFGTTTGRKRRTGWYDAPIARYASRINGVTDFVLTKLDVLTGIERIPVAVAYDVDGQRFDEVPVSQSDFHHAKPIYEEFPGWTEDISGAREFSDLPANAQSYVRELEAMSGSRISAIGVGPGRDEIVTLHDLLG; encoded by the coding sequence ATGCCCGCGGCCGTACTCATCGGTGCACAGTGGGGCGACGAGGGCAAGGGCAAGGCGACCGACCTGCTCGGCTCGCGCCTCGACTACGTCGTCAAGTTCAACGGCGGCAACAACGCCGGCCACACCGTCGTCATCGGCGACGAGAAGTACGCCCTGCACCTGCTGCCGTCGGGCATCCTGACGCCCGGCGTCACGCCCGTCATCGGCAACGGCGTCGTGGTCGACGTCGAGGTGCTCTTCGAAGAGCTCGAGGGCCTCGAAGCGCGAGGCGTCGACGTCTCGAAGCTGCGCATCTCGGCCAACGCCCACCTCATCACGCAGTACCACCGCACGCTCGACAAGGTGACCGAGCGGTTCCTCGGCAAGCGCCAGATCGGCACGACCGGTCGCGGCATCGGCCCCGCCTACGCCGACAAGATCAACCGCGTCGGCATCCGCATGCAGGACCTGTTCGACGAGAACATCCTGCGGCAGAAGGTCGAGGGCGCGCTCGACCAGAAGAACCACCTGCTCGTGAAGATCTACAACCGTCGGGCGATCTCCGTCGACGAGATCGTCGACGAGCTGCTGTCGTACGTCGACCGTCTGCGTCCGATGGTCACCGACACCGCGCTGCTGCTGCACCAGGCGCTCGAGCGCGACGAGACCGTGCTCTTCGAGGGCGGCCAGGCGACGATGCTCGACGTCGACCACGGCACCTACCCCTTCGTCACCTCGTCGAACGCGACGAGCGGCGGCGCGATCACCGGTTCGGGCATCGCGCCCAACAAGATCGACCGGGTCATCGCGGTGATCAAGGCCTACACGACCCGTGTCGGCGCCGGCCCGTTCCCGACCGAGCTCTTCGACGAGTGGGGCGACTTCCTCACCGAACAGGGTCACGAGTTCGGCACGACGACGGGGCGCAAGCGCCGCACCGGTTGGTACGACGCCCCCATCGCGCGGTACGCGTCGCGCATCAACGGCGTCACCGACTTCGTGCTCACCAAGCTCGACGTGCTCACCGGCATCGAGCGCATCCCCGTCGCCGTCGCGTACGACGTCGACGGCCAGCGCTTCGACGAGGTGCCCGTCTCGCAGTCCGACTTCCACCACGCGAAGCCGATCTACGAGGAGTTCCCCGGCTGGACCGAGGACATCTCGGGTGCCCGCGAGTTCTCCGACCTGCCCGCCAACGCCCAGTCGTACGTGCGCGAGCTCGAAGCGATGAGCGGTTCGCGCATCTCGGCGATCGGCGTCGGCCCCGGCCGCGACGAGATCGTCACCCTGCACGACCTGCTCGGCTGA
- a CDS encoding DUF3151 family protein: MTPDQSAPEPEPSLADEPEVRQAIADGDRASVAAVVTGHPSSPLAWTELADLADSEGRTLESFAFASVAADLAREQLTAGGWQPGDPVSWSDEPNRAYLRALDTQRRAAEGLGLDERAARLADELATADPEAPARIASEFTPTQLITIVGGAAVLFEPAASAEAIVGDPIAEPAATDAAAGED, translated from the coding sequence GTGACTCCAGACCAATCAGCACCGGAGCCCGAGCCCTCGCTCGCCGATGAACCAGAGGTGCGCCAGGCGATCGCCGACGGCGATCGGGCGTCGGTCGCGGCGGTCGTCACGGGACATCCGTCGTCGCCGCTCGCCTGGACCGAACTCGCCGACCTCGCCGATTCCGAGGGGCGAACGCTCGAGTCCTTCGCCTTCGCCTCCGTCGCCGCCGACCTCGCCCGTGAGCAGCTCACCGCCGGCGGCTGGCAGCCGGGCGACCCGGTCTCGTGGTCCGACGAGCCCAACCGCGCCTATCTGCGCGCCCTCGACACTCAGCGGCGTGCAGCCGAGGGCCTCGGCCTCGACGAGCGCGCCGCCCGACTCGCCGATGAGCTCGCCACCGCCGACCCCGAGGCCCCGGCGCGCATCGCTTCCGAGTTCACGCCGACCCAGCTGATCACGATCGTGGGCGGTGCTGCGGTGCTGTTCGAGCCCGCGGCATCCGCTGAGGCGATCGTCGGCGACCCGATTGCAGAACCCGCCGCGACCGACGCGGCGGCAGGAGAGGACTGA
- a CDS encoding S8 family peptidase: MNKSRLVGVASAAALAIGLIGAAAAPAVAAPAAATGPETGYLVLAPQGKSVAKAAARVAAAGGTVVASYDQIGVLVVRSTNTAFASSVAGAGVQSVASTEGLGTTLVDDEESVALDASAVDAAGDPTGEQYWGLQWDMTQIDVDQAHEITTGDPSVVVGVLDSGIDATHPDLATQVAKDQSASCIGGVADTSEAAWSPTTSDHGTHVAGTIAAAINGVGIAGVAPGVKVASVKVVDDDGFIYPEAAICGYLWAADHDMPVTNNSYFIDPWEFNCVNDPRQRPVWQAVQRALAYSTAQGTLTVASAGNSNVDLQHKFIDSSSPNDGSYPVEDRTITGACRDLPAEAPGVVTVSAVGPNEQKSYYSSYGLGVVDVTAPGGDTRFRTGGVSSTPSDGVLSTVYPGGGWGYKQGTSMAGPHVAGVAALAVSAHPGMKPGALASLLERTSESLPCPDGVFEPRPGWPAVCTGGERNGFYGAGNINALNVVQ; the protein is encoded by the coding sequence ATGAACAAATCCAGACTGGTCGGGGTGGCCTCAGCAGCCGCCCTGGCGATCGGCCTCATCGGGGCGGCTGCGGCACCCGCAGTGGCGGCGCCTGCCGCGGCCACCGGGCCGGAGACCGGCTACCTCGTGCTCGCGCCGCAGGGCAAGAGCGTCGCGAAGGCGGCGGCACGCGTCGCCGCTGCCGGAGGCACGGTCGTGGCCTCGTACGACCAGATCGGCGTGCTCGTCGTGCGCTCGACGAACACGGCCTTCGCGAGTTCCGTCGCGGGAGCGGGCGTCCAATCCGTCGCCTCGACCGAGGGGCTCGGCACGACGCTCGTCGACGACGAGGAGTCCGTCGCCCTCGACGCATCCGCGGTCGACGCCGCCGGCGACCCGACGGGCGAGCAGTACTGGGGTCTGCAATGGGACATGACCCAGATCGATGTCGACCAGGCGCACGAGATCACGACGGGTGACCCGTCGGTCGTCGTCGGCGTGCTCGACTCGGGCATCGACGCGACCCACCCCGACCTCGCGACGCAGGTCGCGAAGGACCAGAGCGCCTCGTGCATCGGCGGCGTGGCCGACACGAGTGAAGCGGCATGGAGCCCCACCACCTCCGACCACGGCACGCACGTCGCCGGCACGATCGCCGCTGCCATCAACGGCGTGGGCATCGCGGGCGTCGCTCCGGGCGTGAAGGTCGCCTCGGTCAAGGTCGTCGACGACGACGGCTTCATCTACCCCGAGGCCGCGATCTGCGGCTACCTGTGGGCGGCCGACCACGACATGCCCGTCACCAACAACAGCTACTTCATCGACCCGTGGGAGTTCAACTGCGTGAACGACCCGCGTCAGCGACCGGTGTGGCAGGCCGTGCAGCGCGCACTCGCGTACTCCACGGCGCAGGGCACCCTCACGGTGGCCTCGGCGGGCAACAGCAACGTCGACCTGCAGCACAAGTTCATCGACTCGTCGAGCCCGAACGACGGCAGCTACCCGGTCGAGGATCGCACCATCACGGGCGCGTGCCGCGACCTGCCTGCTGAGGCGCCGGGCGTCGTGACGGTCTCGGCCGTCGGCCCGAACGAGCAGAAGAGCTACTACTCGTCGTACGGCCTCGGCGTCGTCGATGTGACGGCTCCCGGCGGTGACACCCGCTTCCGCACCGGCGGCGTCTCGTCGACCCCCTCCGACGGCGTGCTCTCGACCGTCTACCCGGGCGGCGGCTGGGGCTACAAGCAGGGCACCTCGATGGCGGGCCCGCACGTGGCCGGCGTCGCGGCGCTCGCCGTGTCGGCGCACCCGGGCATGAAGCCGGGCGCACTCGCCTCGCTGCTCGAGCGCACCTCCGAGTCGCTGCCGTGCCCCGACGGCGTCTTCGAACCGCGCCCGGGATGGCCGGCCGTCTGCACCGGTGGTGAGCGCAACGGCTTCTACGGAGCCGGTAACATCAACGCGCTCAACGTCGTGCAGTAG
- the argG gene encoding argininosuccinate synthase: MSKVLSSLPVGERVGIAFSGGLDTSVAVAWMREKGAVPCTYTADLGQPDEPDVEAVPGRAIEYGAEISRLVDCRAALVEEGLVALQCGAFHIRSGGKAYFNTTPLGRAVTGTLLVRAMLEDGVDIWGDGSTYKGNDIERFYRYGLMANPRLRIYKPWLDADFVTELGGRAEMSEWLQQRDLPYRASAEKAYSTDANIWGATHEAKVLEELDAGITTVEPIMGVKFWDEDVEIATEDITVRFEQGRPVALDGVVFDDAVALVLEANAIGGRHGLGMSDQIENRIIEAKSRGIYEAPGMALLHIAYERLVNAIHNEDTIANYHNEGRRLGRLMYEGRWLDPQSLMLRESIVRWVASAVTGEVTLRLRRGDDYTIMNTTGPSLSYQPEKLSMERVGDQAFGPEDRIGQLTMRNLDIADSRARLEQYAHLNLVGGATAALVGDLAVGDAAQILAGPAESDLDVATDAANEASAFDLGTD, translated from the coding sequence ATGTCGAAAGTCCTCTCCAGCCTGCCCGTCGGCGAACGCGTCGGCATCGCCTTCTCCGGCGGCCTCGACACCTCGGTCGCGGTCGCGTGGATGCGCGAGAAGGGTGCAGTGCCCTGCACCTACACGGCCGACCTCGGCCAGCCCGACGAGCCCGACGTCGAGGCCGTTCCCGGCCGCGCCATCGAGTACGGCGCCGAGATCTCGCGCCTCGTCGACTGCCGGGCCGCGCTCGTCGAAGAGGGCCTCGTCGCGCTGCAGTGCGGCGCCTTCCACATCCGCTCGGGCGGCAAGGCGTACTTCAACACGACCCCGCTCGGCCGCGCCGTCACCGGCACGCTGCTCGTGCGCGCGATGCTCGAAGACGGCGTCGACATCTGGGGCGACGGCTCGACCTACAAGGGCAATGACATCGAGCGGTTCTACCGCTACGGCCTCATGGCCAACCCGCGCCTGCGCATCTACAAGCCGTGGCTCGACGCCGACTTCGTCACCGAGCTCGGCGGCCGCGCCGAGATGAGCGAGTGGCTGCAGCAGCGCGATCTGCCGTACCGCGCCTCCGCCGAGAAGGCGTACTCGACCGACGCGAACATCTGGGGCGCGACGCACGAGGCCAAGGTGCTCGAGGAGCTCGACGCCGGCATCACCACGGTCGAGCCGATCATGGGCGTGAAGTTCTGGGACGAAGACGTCGAGATCGCGACCGAAGACATCACGGTGCGCTTCGAGCAGGGCCGGCCGGTCGCGCTCGACGGCGTCGTCTTCGATGACGCCGTCGCACTCGTGCTCGAGGCGAACGCCATCGGGGGCCGCCACGGCCTCGGCATGAGCGACCAGATCGAGAACCGCATCATCGAGGCGAAGTCGCGCGGCATCTACGAGGCACCGGGCATGGCCCTGCTGCACATCGCCTACGAGCGCCTCGTGAACGCGATCCACAACGAAGACACGATCGCGAACTACCACAACGAGGGTCGCCGCCTCGGGCGCCTCATGTACGAGGGCCGCTGGCTCGACCCGCAGTCACTCATGCTCCGCGAGTCGATCGTGCGCTGGGTCGCCTCGGCCGTCACCGGCGAGGTCACCCTGCGCCTGCGCCGCGGCGACGACTACACGATCATGAACACGACGGGCCCGTCGCTCAGCTACCAGCCCGAGAAGCTCTCGATGGAGCGCGTCGGCGACCAGGCGTTCGGCCCCGAAGACCGCATCGGTCAGCTCACGATGCGCAACCTCGACATCGCCGACTCGCGCGCCCGCCTCGAGCAGTACGCGCACCTCAACCTCGTGGGCGGCGCGACCGCCGCGCTCGTCGGCGACCTCGCCGTCGGCGATGCGGCGCAGATCCTCGCGGGTCCGGCCGAGTCCGACCTCGACGTCGCGACGGATGCCGCGAACGAGGCCTCCGCGTTCGACCTCGGCACCGACTGA